The DNA window AACGGGGCAACGGAGCCGAAACCTGATAGCCGTTCCCTGCCTCGCTTCAAACGGATTGGGGTAATTTTGAAACAGGGTGAATGTACCGGGTGAATTTTCCTTGTTTTGTGTGATTTCACTCAAGATGTTTACAGAGAACGTCCAGTTTTTCTCAACAGAGAGCCCCGCTGTGTTGGTAACGACTACCCGCGCCGAATACGTTTTGTTTGATGGATTTTCCAGCCGGAAAGAAATTTTTTCGGCGGAAATTTCCGATCGGGAGGTCACGTCTGTGCTGTCGATGAACAGCCGGACGCGGGTGGTGTCGATGCCCAGAATCGCATCGGAATAGGAAGCTTCAACGCGAAGCGGGTTTTGGGTGGTGACACTGCCGGGTCCCGGAACAAGCCGTGTAATCGAAGGATATCCCTCAACCACGATTGGAAAAACGATTTGATTGTTGGTACGGTCGCCTTCCAGATTTTCCTTTCCGGGATCAATCCAGATACCTCCGTAGAGCACCCGGCTGGTCAGATTGTCAGGAAGAGTTCCTGTGAGGGAGTGAAAAGCTGAGTCCTCTGGAGCCAGACCGGAGAATTTGCGGCTGGCAACAAGCCAGTCGTGTGTGGAGAGACTCTGGTCGGGAGACAGGTACAGTGCAACCGTAATGGAATCGCCCGTTGCAAGTCCCGCGTTGCTGATTTTAAACGAAACCGAAAATGTATCGCCAATTTTAAGCGAGTCCGGGCAGAGAAGCGTATCCACCGTAAAATCGGGGGCTTTTTGCGCATAAATGAAACACCACACGGTATTCAAATTGGAGTAGCCGTTATCGTAGCCCGGCCAGTCGTAAACCGCCTGCTTCCCGTAGTAATTGGTGTACCCGCGGTTCTTGTTGCCGTAGGGGTCGTTGACTACTACCGAGCGGTTTTCGTAATAGCCGACCACATCAATGTAATGTCCGGCTGACGTGAGTGAATTGAGCAATACAAAGGGGCGCTGGTTGTCGATTTCCCGGCGGAGGTCGTTCCAGGCCGGAGACCAGTCCACGGAGGACGCCAGCCCGTGGTACTGAAAATAGCGGGCCATATAGCCCTTCGTATCGGCCCAGTGGTTTTGGGTGATAAACCCGTAGCCCCCGTATCCCCTGTTTCCCAGACGGTCGTAAGACCAGATGTTAAAGGTGTGAGTACGATAGGTGTACACTGTGCAAATATACCGTCCCCAGTAAGTTCGGTGTCCAAACGGCTGACTCACGTACAATGACCATTTGGGCAGAATGGGGTAGTGAGCGATTACCATGATGGCGGATGTTGCGCCGCACGCCCAATAACCGTCGAACCAGTCGGGTGTATCGTACACCTGATGCACATACGGGATGTCGATGATTTCTCCCGGGCCTGCGGATGCCGCCACCTTTTGTAAAGACGAGCGGATGGGAAGGGAATCGGCCTGTGCAACATTTGGGAATGAAAAACGAACCTGTGATTTTTGAAGAGAATGTTTAAACCCAAATGATTTAGTCAGGATCCGCATCTGGTTTTCCACATAAGAGATTTCATTCTGTGAAATAAATTGTGGGGACGATTCCAGAATTTCCGGGGTGTTTGTGATGGCGATCGTTTGGCTGCCGTCGGAGCGAATGGCCGCAATGTCCCAGTTTGAAATGAATCCCTGTTCCCCCCAGACTGGCTTTTCGAAGGCGACCCACCGATCATCCGGCGACCAGACAGGATGAGTTCCTTCGGCCAGCTCTTTCAGGGTGTTGGGGCGAAGTCCGCTGACAAAGAGTTTCCCGTCAATGGATTGAATCAGGAGTCGATCGGAAGCATGACTCCACCGGGGGTGAAAATAGGCGTGGCGCCCGTCCGTTAATTTTCTACGATTCCGAGGGTTGGTTGTGGACACAATCCAGATTTGATCATCCGAATCGTTGTACGCCACCCACCGGCCGTCCGGTGAGATGGGGGTCAGATTGGCATAAAAGGGAATTCGGATCCTCTGAAAGGAGATTCCGTTTGAATCCGCCAAAACAATTTCATTTCCGTCGCAGTAGGCAATTTGTCCGGTTCTTGAAAACGAGGGAACCCCCACGTTGGCTGCTGACGAGGGTAACGTTTGAATACGGGAATCCTCCGTGTGATAAACGATTGGACGTCCGTTTTGTCCGGGTCGAATCCACTTCAACCCCAGCCAGCGGCCTCCGTCGAAGGAAAAGACCGTTCCCGTGTTGGGCGTTATCCGAATAAGCCGGTTTTTTTCTTGGCTAAAAAAGAACAGGCCCTTTTTTTCGGAAGAAGAAAAGAGATAGGAATGCACCTTCGAGAGGACACGTGCCTCGACCATTTCGGTGGGAATTTTGCCCGCCCGGAGGGACGAAGCAGCTAGGCCCGCGAATAATTGAAGAAGAATTAAAAACTTAACCCATTGAGAATGCATAAACAAGGCTCCAGGAAAAATTATTCCTAAATATAATGAATTTGCAAGGTAGAATCAAGTACAGAAGGCGGGAACGACTTTATCGAACCCAATAAAAAACCCCGGTCTGAGTAAAGAACCGGGGTTTTCCGAAAGTTTTTTTGACAATCAGGAGATCATTCGTGTAAATTCGTGGACAATATTACTTCTGAAATTTGGCCAGTATATCCTTTACGGCATCCTTGTGAACCATGAACGTGAGCATTTTCAGTTTCACAAAGTCGTCGCGAAAGAAGAAATAACCCTTAAATTTACCTTTGTTAGCGCTGGAGCTGGAATCCTTAATCAGAAACCAATCGTGCCCTTTGTAATGGGTGTAGCCCACCAGGTGAATGCCGTGATCGTCGGTAGAGGTGTGGTTGTACCAGCGAAATTCCCGGGAATCCTGATTGATGTATTTGTCGGGAATGTCAAAGGTGGGAATGATGGCAATGTCCGCCTCGCCGTTATGGCCGGGCTCAGACACATCCCCGCCAATGGCAACGGAGTAGCCGTTCTTGATGGCGTGTTTGATCGCCTTGTACCACACATCCAGCGGGACGTTGTAGTATTCTTTGGAATGCCACCAGTTGTCCGGTACCTTGTATTCGCCCTGGGTGTAAAAGGGCAGGTATTTGAAGGACATGAAGGACACGTAATCGTTCAGCGGCAGATCAAGGGAGGCGGCAAACTCTTTCGGGGTCATTTTTTTCCCGTTCACCACAATGGTTTCCGGTGGCTGGCCCATGTACTTATTCAGAATCATTTTTACATTGGCCAGGGCAATGTTTTCGTCCCAGAAATTATTTTTTTTCAGGAAGTTCAAATAGGCCCGCAGTTCTTTGAACAATTTCCGGTGGCTGTATTTCTTCTCCCCGGGCAAAAGGCCGTTGTAGTCGGATTCCCGAACAATGCCGTACTGTTTGATTCGGTTGATGACCGCGTCTTCTTCGGAGCCCTCTCCAAAAGCAGATTTCCCTTTTTTACGAATGAAACGCCGTGCTTTTTCCACGTACTCCCAGTAAACCGTGTACATTTCGGAGAGTTTCACCTTTTTCTGGTGAATTCGGTACAACTCCGATTCCAAAAAAGAGGTGGCAGAAAAGCACCAGCAGGTTCCGGTCGTATCCTGACGGATGGGCGGGAAATGGAACACCTGCTGAAAGGCTTTGGGTGAGGGCGGTTTTTTGATTTTGGAAAAATCCATGGTGAGTACGGTATCCGGTTTCCCCCAGAAGTTTTTGGTGGGTTTGTAAAAGGCCTTGTCCTGTGCAAATGCCAGGCTGGAAAGCAAGGCCATCGTCAGAACAAGACCGACGATTTGGGTGAATCGACGCATGGTGAATCCTCCTTTGTTTGAGTGAAACCAAAGGTCACTTCGACAGGCGCAGTGACCATTTAAATTTTGAATCCTCCGTAATCTAAGTGAAACCTGTCGTAAAAAATGATATCCGATTAACTCTCCTTTGCCCGCAGCGCATCCCAGTAAATAAAGGCACACAAGGCCAGAAACATAAACAGGCCCAGCCAGTTGCCAAAATGACCGGCATTGTGAAGATTGGGAATCAGGGTGGTGTGGTACTTGTCCTCAAAGAATTTCAAAAGGGCGGCCACCACGCCAATAATGGCTCCGCCGGCAATCAGCCCGGAAGCCACCAGCAACCCGCGGTCGTGGCGTGCCTTGGACAGTTTTTCATCTTTAGTGGACTGTTTGACCAGCCAGGCCACGATTGCGCCCACCAGAATCGGGGAATTCAGTTCGATGGGCAGGTACATCCCCAGGGCAAATGCCAGCCCCGAAACACCGATCATTTCCACGATAATGGCAATCACCACGCCCATGG is part of the Calditrichota bacterium genome and encodes:
- a CDS encoding T9SS type A sorting domain-containing protein, which produces MHSQWVKFLILLQLFAGLAASSLRAGKIPTEMVEARVLSKVHSYLFSSSEKKGLFFFSQEKNRLIRITPNTGTVFSFDGGRWLGLKWIRPGQNGRPIVYHTEDSRIQTLPSSAANVGVPSFSRTGQIAYCDGNEIVLADSNGISFQRIRIPFYANLTPISPDGRWVAYNDSDDQIWIVSTTNPRNRRKLTDGRHAYFHPRWSHASDRLLIQSIDGKLFVSGLRPNTLKELAEGTHPVWSPDDRWVAFEKPVWGEQGFISNWDIAAIRSDGSQTIAITNTPEILESSPQFISQNEISYVENQMRILTKSFGFKHSLQKSQVRFSFPNVAQADSLPIRSSLQKVAASAGPGEIIDIPYVHQVYDTPDWFDGYWACGATSAIMVIAHYPILPKWSLYVSQPFGHRTYWGRYICTVYTYRTHTFNIWSYDRLGNRGYGGYGFITQNHWADTKGYMARYFQYHGLASSVDWSPAWNDLRREIDNQRPFVLLNSLTSAGHYIDVVGYYENRSVVVNDPYGNKNRGYTNYYGKQAVYDWPGYDNGYSNLNTVWCFIYAQKAPDFTVDTLLCPDSLKIGDTFSVSFKISNAGLATGDSITVALYLSPDQSLSTHDWLVASRKFSGLAPEDSAFHSLTGTLPDNLTSRVLYGGIWIDPGKENLEGDRTNNQIVFPIVVEGYPSITRLVPGPGSVTTQNPLRVEASYSDAILGIDTTRVRLFIDSTDVTSRSEISAEKISFRLENPSNKTYSARVVVTNTAGLSVEKNWTFSVNILSEITQNKENSPGTFTLFQNYPNPFEARQGTAIRFRLRCPVQVHITIYNVVGELVREWNFARLPAGKQHIFWNGRDGAGRWLVSGIYFLHIRAGDFSARKRIVLLK
- a CDS encoding peptidase C1, producing MRRFTQIVGLVLTMALLSSLAFAQDKAFYKPTKNFWGKPDTVLTMDFSKIKKPPSPKAFQQVFHFPPIRQDTTGTCWCFSATSFLESELYRIHQKKVKLSEMYTVYWEYVEKARRFIRKKGKSAFGEGSEEDAVINRIKQYGIVRESDYNGLLPGEKKYSHRKLFKELRAYLNFLKKNNFWDENIALANVKMILNKYMGQPPETIVVNGKKMTPKEFAASLDLPLNDYVSFMSFKYLPFYTQGEYKVPDNWWHSKEYYNVPLDVWYKAIKHAIKNGYSVAIGGDVSEPGHNGEADIAIIPTFDIPDKYINQDSREFRWYNHTSTDDHGIHLVGYTHYKGHDWFLIKDSSSSANKGKFKGYFFFRDDFVKLKMLTFMVHKDAVKDILAKFQK